In Candidatus Deferrimicrobiaceae bacterium, the following are encoded in one genomic region:
- the ndk gene encoding nucleoside-diphosphate kinase, which translates to MERTLSIIKPDGVEKKLIGEVIRRFEKERIRIAAMRMFRLTRREAEGFYAVHRERLFFGSLTEFISSGPVVVMVLEGDDVIARNRILMGATDPKKAERGTIRADFADSVERNIVHGSDAPETAETEIRYFFGELDLNR; encoded by the coding sequence ATGGAGCGCACGCTGTCGATCATCAAGCCCGACGGGGTGGAGAAGAAACTGATCGGAGAAGTGATCCGGAGGTTCGAGAAGGAGAGGATCCGGATTGCCGCCATGCGGATGTTCCGCCTTACGCGACGGGAGGCGGAGGGGTTTTACGCGGTGCACCGCGAAAGGCTGTTTTTCGGCTCCCTCACGGAGTTCATCTCCTCGGGGCCGGTCGTCGTCATGGTGCTCGAAGGGGACGACGTGATCGCCCGCAACCGGATACTGATGGGAGCCACCGACCCGAAGAAGGCGGAAAGGGGGACAATCCGGGCCGACTTCGCCGACAGCGTGGAGCGGAACATTGTGCACGGGTCGGATGCGCCGGAAACGGCTGAAACAGAAATCCGTTACTTTTTCGGAGAGTTGGACTTGAACAGGTAA
- a CDS encoding 2-oxoacid:acceptor oxidoreductase family protein has product MSGRYEIRFSGSGGQGLILAGVIFAEAATIYDKINAVQSQSYGPEARGGASKSEVIISEEVIDFPKATAIDLQLSLTQESCDKYYKDIKPDGILLVDEDFVRDIPQGNFKVIKLPIIRTASEEIGKAFVANIVATGAITAITGKVRIESVEKAVLSRVPKGTEEMNKKALMAGYNMAKARTAA; this is encoded by the coding sequence ATGAGCGGACGATACGAGATCCGGTTTTCCGGTTCGGGCGGCCAGGGGTTGATCCTCGCGGGGGTCATCTTCGCCGAGGCGGCGACCATCTACGACAAGATCAATGCGGTGCAAAGCCAGTCCTACGGTCCGGAGGCGCGCGGCGGAGCCTCCAAGTCCGAGGTGATCATTTCCGAGGAGGTGATCGATTTCCCGAAGGCCACCGCGATCGACCTGCAGCTCTCGTTGACGCAGGAATCGTGCGACAAGTATTACAAGGACATCAAGCCCGACGGAATTCTCCTCGTGGACGAGGATTTCGTCCGGGACATCCCCCAGGGGAACTTCAAGGTCATCAAGCTGCCGATCATCCGGACGGCCTCCGAGGAGATCGGAAAGGCCTTCGTCGCAAACATCGTCGCGACGGGCGCCATCACCGCGATCACCGGGAAGGTGAGGATCGAGTCGGTGGAGAAGGCCGTCCTCTCCCGTGTGCCGAAGGGGACGGAGGAAATGAACAAAAAGGCCCTCATGGCCGGGTACAACATGGCCAAGGCCCGGACGGCCGCCTAG